A single genomic interval of Pseudarthrobacter chlorophenolicus A6 harbors:
- a CDS encoding Lsr2 family DNA-binding protein — protein sequence MKPRAIRSDRGYKDHDQYINKTIREWAKGAGVQVADKGAIPKTVRTAWIEAHQGLNNPVIWHSMLQDTATGRWNRSVEVLCYRCATIHQHGGDVGTRPAPEANHRVAHCGDKSPDTNGYFIEDTLPVDENEQAMAEANAALDAKD from the coding sequence ATGAAGCCACGCGCAATACGCAGCGACCGCGGATACAAGGACCACGACCAGTACATCAACAAGACCATCCGTGAATGGGCCAAGGGCGCCGGCGTGCAGGTTGCCGACAAGGGAGCCATCCCGAAGACAGTTCGAACCGCCTGGATCGAGGCCCACCAGGGCCTCAACAACCCGGTCATCTGGCACAGCATGCTTCAGGACACCGCAACCGGCCGCTGGAACCGGTCCGTGGAAGTCCTTTGCTACCGCTGCGCCACCATCCACCAGCATGGCGGGGACGTCGGAACGCGGCCAGCACCGGAAGCCAACCACCGCGTTGCCCACTGCGGCGATAAATCGCCGGACACCAACGGCTACTTCATCGAGGACACCCTGCCAGTGGATGAAAACGAGCAGGCGATGGCAGAAGCGAACGCCGCCCTGGACGCCAAGGACTGA
- the nrdF gene encoding class 1b ribonucleoside-diphosphate reductase subunit beta, giving the protein MTSALKLINRVNAINWNRIQDDKDVEVWNRLVNNFWLPEKIPLSNDVQSWATLTPEEQLLTMRVFTGLTLLDTIQGTVGAVSLIPDAITPHEEAVLTNIAFMESVHAKSYSSIFSTLCSTKEIDEAFRWSEENVHLQKKAQIVMDYYQGDDPLKRKVASTLLESFLFYSGFYLPMYWSSRAKLTNTADLIRLIIKDEAVHGYYIGYKFQRGLEKETAERREELQAYAYELLDELYENEVQYTHDLYDGVGLAEDVKKFLHYNANKALMNLGLDPVFAQDATNVNPAILSALSPNADENHDFFSGSGSSYIVGSSKAVSTLDGDWDF; this is encoded by the coding sequence ATGACCTCTGCCCTCAAACTCATCAACCGCGTGAACGCCATCAACTGGAACCGCATCCAGGACGACAAGGATGTCGAGGTCTGGAACCGGCTGGTGAACAACTTCTGGCTGCCGGAGAAGATCCCGCTGTCCAACGACGTCCAGTCCTGGGCCACCCTCACTCCGGAAGAGCAGCTGCTCACCATGCGCGTCTTCACCGGCCTGACCCTGCTGGACACCATCCAGGGCACCGTCGGGGCTGTCAGCCTGATCCCGGACGCCATCACGCCCCACGAAGAAGCTGTCCTCACGAACATCGCCTTCATGGAATCGGTGCACGCAAAGTCCTACTCCTCGATCTTCTCGACGCTGTGCTCCACCAAGGAGATCGACGAGGCGTTCCGCTGGTCCGAAGAGAACGTGCACCTCCAGAAGAAGGCGCAGATCGTCATGGACTACTACCAGGGCGACGACCCCCTGAAGCGCAAGGTGGCCTCCACGCTGCTGGAGAGCTTCCTGTTCTACTCAGGGTTCTACCTGCCGATGTACTGGTCCTCGCGGGCCAAGCTCACGAACACGGCGGACCTCATCCGCCTCATCATCAAAGACGAGGCAGTCCACGGCTACTACATCGGCTACAAGTTCCAGCGCGGACTGGAGAAGGAGACCGCGGAGCGCCGCGAAGAGCTCCAGGCATACGCCTACGAACTGCTCGACGAACTGTACGAGAACGAGGTCCAGTACACGCACGACCTCTACGACGGCGTCGGTCTGGCCGAGGACGTCAAAAAGTTCCTGCACTATAACGCCAACAAGGCGCTCATGAACCTCGGTCTCGACCCCGTCTTCGCCCAGGATGCCACCAACGTGAACCCGGCCATCCTCTCCGCGCTCTCCCCGAACGCTGACGAGAATCACGACTTTTTCAGCGGCAGCGGCAGCAGCTATATCGTCGGATCGTCGAAGGCCGTTTCCACACTCGACGGTGACTGGGATTTCTGA
- a CDS encoding SLOG family protein — translation MPPRLLITGSRTWTDRAVIRDALRAWWDSTGRDPEAILVSGKCPKGADKICEEVWAHNGLTLELHPAKWRTPDGKQDMSAGYTRNKAMVDTQPDHIIAFIMDKSGGASHCLRYAKGKGIPFTLYEDSTSTT, via the coding sequence ATGCCCCCACGTCTGCTGATCACCGGCTCCCGCACGTGGACCGACCGTGCCGTCATCCGTGACGCCCTCCGCGCCTGGTGGGACTCCACCGGCCGGGACCCCGAAGCGATTCTCGTCTCCGGCAAGTGCCCTAAAGGGGCGGACAAGATCTGCGAAGAAGTCTGGGCCCACAACGGGTTGACTCTTGAGCTGCACCCGGCAAAATGGCGGACGCCTGACGGCAAACAGGACATGAGCGCCGGGTACACACGCAACAAGGCCATGGTGGACACCCAGCCGGACCACATCATCGCCTTCATCATGGACAAATCCGGCGGCGCCAGTCACTGCCTGCGCTATGCCAAGGGGAAGGGCATCCCGTTCACCCTCTACGAGGATTCGACCAGCACCACCTAA